One part of the Pseudomonadota bacterium genome encodes these proteins:
- the kdsA gene encoding 3-deoxy-8-phosphooctulonate synthase — protein MTAPIHVRIGDFAVGNNLPLVLIAGPCAIESRDHALETAQALVEMTRPRGIPLIYKSSFDKANRTSAGSARGIGMANGLPILAEVREVVGCPVITDVHSAEQCAPVAEAVDVLQIPAFLCRQTDLLLAAAATGRAINVKKGQFLAPWDMKNVVAKIIDAGNPNVMVCERGVSFGYNTLVSDMRSLPELAATGCPVVYDATHSVQQPGGQGTVSGGQREFVPVLARAAVAVGVAAVFMETHRDPDNAPSDGPNMVPLEDMPALLDRLMAFDKLAKEYNG, from the coding sequence ATGACGGCCCCGATTCACGTCCGTATCGGCGATTTCGCTGTGGGCAACAATTTGCCGCTGGTATTAATCGCTGGGCCATGCGCAATCGAAAGCCGCGATCATGCGCTCGAGACGGCCCAGGCTTTGGTCGAGATGACACGCCCGCGCGGAATTCCACTGATCTATAAAAGTTCGTTCGACAAGGCGAATCGCACCAGCGCTGGAAGCGCGCGCGGTATCGGTATGGCTAATGGCTTGCCAATTCTGGCCGAGGTCCGAGAAGTTGTTGGCTGCCCGGTCATTACGGATGTGCACAGCGCTGAGCAATGTGCGCCGGTGGCGGAAGCAGTCGACGTGCTGCAAATACCGGCCTTTCTGTGCCGTCAAACGGATCTGTTGTTGGCCGCTGCCGCTACCGGCAGGGCGATCAACGTCAAAAAAGGGCAGTTCTTGGCACCATGGGATATGAAAAATGTCGTGGCTAAGATTATCGATGCGGGCAATCCGAACGTTATGGTGTGCGAGCGCGGCGTCTCCTTCGGCTACAACACGCTGGTGTCTGACATGCGCAGTCTGCCTGAATTGGCGGCTACTGGCTGCCCGGTGGTCTATGACGCGACGCATTCCGTACAGCAGCCAGGCGGGCAGGGGACGGTGAGCGGCGGCCAGCGTGAATTCGTACCCGTGTTGGCGCGAGCCGCCGTGGCTGTGGGCGTTGCCGCAGTTTTCATGGAAACTCACCGCGATCCTGACAACGCGCCATCCGACGGCCCCAACATGGTGCCGCTCGAGGATATGCCGGCACTGTTGGACAGGCTCATGGCTTTCGATAAGCTGGCCAAGGAGTACAACGGCTAA
- a CDS encoding CTP synthase, with amino-acid sequence MTRYIFITGGVVSSLGKGLSSAALGALLQARGYSVRLRKFDPYLNVDPGTMSPYQHGEVYVTDDGAETDLDLGHYERFTGVPARRSDSVTAGRIYSGVIARERRGDYLGGTVQVIPHVTDAIKEAITADVDGADFVLVEIGGTVGDIEGLPFFEAIRQFGYEFGSDKVMYVHLTLLPYIPAAGELKTKPTQHSVKELRSIGIQPDLLLCRSDRPIPDSDRRKIALFCNVPERRVIAATDVNTIYQVPVHYHNQGFDTQVLDHFGLDSESEPDLNVWHHIVDRLLAPEGEVSIAVVGKYTGLQDAYKSLDEALAHGGIANNVRVDMRWIDADIFESEGAMQELESVNGILVPGGFGERGAEGKIAAVTFARTKRVPYFGICFGMQLAVIETARNLAGLKNASSTEFGPCEDAVVGLMTEWKSGNDVEQRSAGDNLGGTMRLGAYDALLRTGSKVREAYGTGLISERHRHRYEVNVNYQRQLKEAGMRFTAFSPDGELPEIVEREDHPWFVGVQFHPELKSKPFAPHPLFASFVKAAVDQSRLV; translated from the coding sequence ATGACGCGGTATATATTTATCACCGGCGGCGTGGTTTCCTCTCTCGGAAAGGGTCTTTCTTCCGCAGCTCTGGGCGCCCTTCTTCAGGCGCGGGGTTATTCGGTCAGATTGCGAAAGTTCGATCCTTACCTGAATGTCGATCCGGGCACGATGAGTCCGTATCAACATGGCGAGGTCTACGTCACCGACGACGGCGCTGAGACCGATCTGGATCTCGGCCATTACGAGCGTTTTACCGGGGTACCGGCGCGCCGCAGCGACAGTGTCACCGCAGGCAGGATTTACTCCGGAGTTATTGCGCGCGAGCGCCGTGGCGATTATTTGGGGGGTACTGTCCAGGTGATTCCACACGTTACCGACGCCATCAAAGAAGCCATTACAGCGGATGTGGACGGGGCAGATTTTGTCCTTGTCGAGATTGGCGGCACGGTCGGCGATATCGAAGGATTGCCTTTCTTCGAGGCAATTCGGCAATTTGGCTATGAATTTGGGTCCGACAAGGTGATGTATGTGCACTTGACTCTGTTGCCCTATATCCCCGCAGCCGGCGAGCTCAAAACAAAGCCAACGCAGCATTCGGTAAAGGAATTGCGCAGTATCGGTATTCAGCCCGATTTGCTGCTGTGCCGCAGTGACCGCCCGATTCCTGATTCGGACCGCCGCAAGATCGCACTATTCTGCAATGTTCCCGAGCGTCGGGTTATCGCCGCCACTGACGTCAATACGATCTATCAAGTTCCCGTTCACTACCACAATCAAGGCTTCGATACCCAAGTCCTCGACCATTTCGGTCTTGATAGCGAGAGCGAGCCGGATTTGAACGTCTGGCACCACATCGTTGATCGGCTACTGGCTCCAGAGGGTGAAGTTAGTATTGCGGTCGTCGGTAAATATACCGGTCTTCAGGATGCCTATAAGTCACTCGACGAAGCGTTGGCCCATGGCGGCATCGCCAACAATGTGCGGGTTGATATGCGCTGGATCGATGCCGATATTTTCGAGAGCGAAGGCGCAATGCAGGAGCTTGAATCGGTGAACGGCATTCTTGTTCCAGGTGGTTTCGGCGAGCGCGGCGCGGAAGGCAAAATTGCCGCCGTAACCTTCGCTCGGACCAAGCGCGTGCCCTATTTCGGAATCTGTTTCGGCATGCAGCTTGCTGTTATCGAAACGGCGCGCAATCTGGCCGGTTTGAAAAACGCCAGCTCAACCGAATTCGGCCCGTGTGAGGACGCCGTGGTCGGCCTGATGACCGAATGGAAGAGCGGCAACGATGTGGAGCAACGAAGTGCCGGCGACAACCTAGGCGGCACCATGCGCCTCGGCGCTTATGACGCTCTGTTGCGCACCGGCAGCAAAGTCCGCGAGGCTTATGGCACCGGCTTGATTAGCGAGCGTCACCGTCACCGCTACGAGGTGAACGTTAATTATCAGCGTCAGCTAAAAGAAGCCGGAATGCGGTTTACGGCCTTTTCGCCGGACGGCGAATTGCCGGAAATCGTCGAGCGCGAGGACCATCCGTGGTTTGTCGGCGTGCAATTTCATCCTGAGCTGAAGTCCAAGCCATTTGCGCCGCATCCGTTGTTTGCTTCGTTCGTCAAAGCCGCCGTTGACCAATCGCGGTTGGTTTGA
- the hydA gene encoding dihydropyrimidinase, with the protein MDLILRNGSIVTHAEEFIADIGIEGGKIKQIGHKLGPAAREIDVSGKYLFPGGVDAHTHVDFELMGKRTIDDFHSSTVQAACGGVTTVIDYVFPAPGQTLMQAVESWKAKAKDKTVIDYGLHPTLFKPDDQMIQEMGDLVAEGHTSFKIFMTELGEFDQFAPQYVEAMHMAGKLGALTNIHCEDQCCISYITKQLETAGKSNVKHFADSRPRISEGLAAHRACALARVADAPVYLVHLSCEESMDELNDARAKGQTVYGETRPIYLHLDRERFNSEVDPERYVGWPPLREASQMDVLWQALDSGVLQTVATDHVGWSMEQKKEETTVDNLQPGMSNLETVMPMLYSEGIGKGRMSRKRFVEVISTNPAKIFGLYPQKGTIAIGSDADIVVFDPKKDVTIRHEDMHSNQDWELHEGFEVTGWPVMTLSRGEIIVENGNVLAKPGRGKMLRRQKFAEL; encoded by the coding sequence ATGGACCTCATCTTACGCAACGGCTCCATCGTTACACATGCCGAGGAATTTATCGCTGATATCGGCATCGAGGGCGGCAAGATCAAACAAATTGGCCACAAATTAGGCCCGGCAGCGAGAGAAATCGACGTCAGTGGCAAGTATCTTTTCCCAGGCGGCGTGGATGCCCACACACATGTGGATTTCGAATTGATGGGCAAACGCACCATCGACGATTTTCATTCTTCCACCGTTCAGGCGGCCTGCGGCGGCGTGACGACGGTGATCGATTATGTTTTCCCGGCGCCGGGGCAAACTCTGATGCAAGCGGTGGAATCCTGGAAAGCCAAGGCCAAAGATAAAACCGTCATCGATTACGGCCTACACCCAACCCTCTTCAAACCCGACGACCAGATGATTCAAGAAATGGGCGATCTGGTGGCGGAGGGCCACACCAGTTTCAAAATTTTTATGACCGAACTGGGTGAATTCGACCAGTTCGCGCCGCAATATGTCGAGGCCATGCACATGGCAGGCAAGCTCGGCGCGCTTACCAACATCCATTGCGAAGACCAGTGCTGCATTTCCTATATTACCAAGCAGTTGGAAACGGCCGGTAAATCAAACGTCAAACATTTTGCCGATTCACGCCCGCGTATTTCGGAAGGCCTGGCGGCGCACCGCGCCTGTGCTTTGGCGCGGGTCGCCGATGCGCCAGTCTATCTGGTCCATCTCTCGTGCGAAGAAAGCATGGATGAGCTCAACGACGCACGCGCCAAGGGCCAGACGGTCTACGGCGAAACCCGCCCGATCTATCTCCATCTCGACCGCGAGCGCTTCAATTCAGAGGTCGACCCTGAGCGCTACGTCGGCTGGCCACCGCTGCGCGAAGCGAGCCAAATGGACGTGTTGTGGCAAGCCCTGGATAGCGGCGTCCTGCAAACCGTGGCGACCGATCATGTCGGCTGGTCGATGGAACAGAAGAAGGAAGAAACCACCGTCGATAATTTGCAGCCCGGCATGTCGAATCTAGAAACGGTCATGCCCATGCTCTATTCGGAGGGCATCGGTAAGGGTCGCATGTCGCGCAAACGGTTTGTCGAAGTTATCTCCACCAACCCAGCAAAAATCTTCGGCCTCTATCCGCAGAAGGGCACCATCGCCATCGGCTCCGACGCCGATATCGTTGTCTTCGACCCCAAGAAAGACGTCACCATCCGGCATGAAGATATGCATTCAAACCAGGATTGGGAATTGCATGAAGGCTTCGAAGTCACGGGCTGGCCAGTGATGACGCTCTCACGCGGCGAGATCATCGTCGAGAACGGCAATGTGCTGGCTAAACCTGGACGCGGCAAAATGCTGAGGCGGCAGAAGTTCGCCGAACTTTAG
- the tpiA gene encoding triose-phosphate isomerase, with protein MSQASGGAAASRPVVVANWKMNGLRRDGRDLGRGLADLKRAAREPACDIVVCPPAALLFELRDTLQGVGIALGGQDCHAEEKGAHTGEISAELLADCGCSYVILGHSERRADHGETNEMVCMKAAAALRAGLCAILCVGESEDDREAGRALAVVGEQLSKSLPDKGGSASIIIAYEPVWAIGTGRIPTAVEIGEMHQHIRNLFGDLKTGGKNGLRVLYGGSVKAENAGEILSIVGVDGALVGGASLSAENFWKICAHYGR; from the coding sequence ATGTCTCAGGCTTCGGGCGGTGCGGCGGCGTCTCGCCCTGTCGTCGTCGCAAATTGGAAAATGAACGGATTGCGGCGTGATGGCCGGGATTTAGGACGCGGGCTTGCCGATCTCAAGCGGGCGGCGCGTGAGCCAGCGTGCGACATCGTCGTGTGTCCGCCGGCGGCGCTTCTGTTCGAGCTTCGCGACACCTTACAAGGCGTCGGGATCGCGCTTGGTGGCCAGGACTGCCACGCCGAAGAAAAAGGGGCGCATACCGGAGAAATCAGCGCCGAATTGCTCGCTGATTGCGGCTGCAGTTATGTGATATTAGGGCATTCGGAAAGGCGTGCGGATCATGGCGAGACCAATGAGATGGTTTGCATGAAAGCCGCTGCGGCGCTTCGGGCGGGATTGTGTGCGATCCTTTGTGTCGGGGAAAGCGAGGATGACCGGGAAGCAGGACGCGCGCTTGCCGTGGTTGGTGAGCAGCTGAGCAAATCGCTGCCCGACAAAGGCGGCAGCGCCAGTATCATTATCGCCTATGAGCCGGTATGGGCGATTGGCACGGGCCGCATCCCAACAGCGGTTGAGATCGGCGAAATGCACCAACATATCCGCAACCTGTTCGGCGATTTAAAAACTGGCGGCAAAAATGGCTTGCGCGTGCTATATGGCGGGTCCGTCAAAGCAGAAAATGCCGGTGAAATCTTATCAATTGTGGGTGTCGATGGCGCTTTGGTCGGCGGCGCCAGCCTGTCGGCGGAAAATTTTTGGAAAATTTGTGCCCATTACGGCCGCTAA
- the secG gene encoding preprotein translocase subunit SecG has translation METILLVILVIVAVTMIGAVLLQRSEGGALGIGGGGPGAMFSARGSANFLTRMTAGLGAVFMILSLVLAILSRNSDEGLSVMDTSTTPVEQNSNELQPFDSEDYDPDALDSGSAPTVVETDALEGVPESKAPIPESDLQSGDSDQPSVPSPD, from the coding sequence GTGGAAACCATACTTCTCGTCATTTTGGTGATTGTCGCTGTCACGATGATCGGCGCAGTGCTGCTTCAGCGCAGTGAAGGCGGCGCGCTTGGCATCGGTGGTGGTGGTCCAGGGGCCATGTTCTCCGCTCGCGGCTCGGCCAATTTCCTAACGCGGATGACGGCTGGACTGGGCGCGGTGTTCATGATTTTGAGCTTGGTGCTGGCAATTCTCAGCCGCAATTCGGATGAAGGTCTTTCAGTCATGGACACTTCGACGACGCCGGTTGAGCAAAATTCGAATGAGTTGCAGCCGTTCGATTCAGAAGATTACGATCCTGACGCGTTAGACAGCGGTTCCGCGCCGACCGTTGTCGAGACAGACGCCCTGGAGGGCGTTCCCGAGTCTAAGGCGCCGATACCCGAGTCGGACCTGCAATCGGGCGACAGCGATCAGCCGAGCGTCCCGTCGCCGGACTGA
- a CDS encoding SurA N-terminal domain-containing protein, translating into MLNALRKGSQTWTGKVIMVVAGGALVISLGFGDVFNSGGSASSIAMVGDVEISTARFAAEYRREMQRIQQRVPTFTAEQAISMGLVDQVLRSLVGEALIEEEAESLSISVADIMVRNEILGQTVFTGESGKFDRERYEQTLRRNSLTPEIYEERIRAGIRSDQLIRTVAGNRKAPRALSDALYRFRNEVRSARIAIIPSDTRYDIGSPSLAEIDTYYNEHAASFTAPEYRTITYLYLTPESVLREIELNDDDIRAEYEARAALFDLPEQREVQQILSVDEALIREGRNMLNSGQSFDDVSEELARRGATVLKMGGIERAALPAEAGDVVFQLATSGASDPVQTSLGWHLFQVDEIIPPRRVAFDEVRDELHQEMALEAAVDSLYRLSTILEDELAGGASLEQAGQAIGIAPVTVASLDLRGMSAGGSPALGDLADAGEIVQTAFTTENGADSIVVESEARNYFVLRVDSVMPPALRSLDSVRHQVMDGWQAIARGTQAQRAAGQLAERVRGGESLAAAAQAERYDVVLVSELLRGAVPSDRGVSQEILAGIFEQDPADPQPVVGEIGEGYAVAMLSGVESAEPADEAAFAEQLSIEIGRERGADISSLYRFSLASQHEVSTNQQALKTFLNTP; encoded by the coding sequence ATGCTCAATGCTCTCAGGAAGGGATCGCAGACCTGGACCGGTAAAGTTATCATGGTCGTCGCCGGTGGCGCGCTGGTCATCTCACTCGGCTTTGGCGATGTCTTCAATTCGGGAGGGAGTGCGTCCTCCATTGCGATGGTGGGCGACGTCGAGATTTCGACCGCCCGCTTCGCCGCAGAATATCGACGTGAAATGCAGCGCATTCAACAGCGCGTGCCGACCTTCACCGCCGAACAGGCGATTTCGATGGGCCTCGTGGATCAGGTCCTTAGAAGCTTGGTCGGCGAAGCGCTGATCGAGGAAGAAGCCGAGAGCCTCAGCATCAGTGTCGCCGATATCATGGTGCGCAACGAAATCCTCGGGCAAACGGTGTTCACGGGCGAAAGCGGGAAATTTGACCGGGAGCGCTATGAGCAGACACTGCGGCGTAATAGCCTGACACCCGAAATATATGAAGAACGCATTCGCGCCGGCATCCGCAGCGACCAACTTATTCGCACGGTGGCAGGAAACCGCAAGGCGCCGCGAGCGCTCTCTGACGCACTTTACCGATTCCGCAATGAAGTGCGCAGCGCCCGGATCGCCATTATTCCGAGCGATACCAGGTATGACATCGGCTCGCCGAGCTTAGCCGAAATCGATACTTATTATAATGAACATGCCGCCAGCTTTACCGCACCCGAATACCGCACCATCACCTACTTGTATCTCACGCCTGAATCGGTCCTCCGCGAAATCGAATTGAACGATGATGATATTCGGGCTGAGTACGAGGCGCGCGCCGCATTATTTGACCTTCCCGAACAACGTGAAGTGCAGCAAATCCTGTCCGTCGATGAGGCTCTCATCCGTGAGGGGCGAAACATGCTGAACTCGGGCCAAAGCTTCGACGACGTCTCGGAAGAGCTGGCGCGGCGCGGCGCCACCGTACTCAAGATGGGCGGCATCGAGCGCGCCGCTTTGCCTGCCGAAGCCGGCGATGTCGTATTTCAGCTTGCGACCAGCGGCGCCAGCGACCCAGTGCAAACTTCGCTCGGCTGGCATCTCTTTCAAGTCGATGAAATTATCCCGCCACGGCGCGTCGCATTCGACGAAGTGCGCGATGAGTTGCATCAGGAAATGGCGCTGGAAGCGGCGGTCGATAGCCTCTACCGCTTGTCCACCATATTGGAGGACGAGTTGGCGGGTGGCGCCTCGTTGGAACAGGCCGGTCAGGCAATCGGCATTGCTCCCGTGACGGTGGCCTCGCTCGACCTGCGCGGGATGAGCGCCGGTGGCAGCCCAGCGCTCGGCGACTTGGCCGATGCCGGCGAAATCGTGCAGACCGCGTTCACCACCGAAAACGGCGCGGATTCGATCGTCGTCGAATCCGAGGCCAGAAACTATTTTGTTCTCCGCGTGGATTCGGTCATGCCGCCAGCATTGCGCTCACTCGATAGTGTGCGCCATCAGGTGATGGACGGCTGGCAGGCTATTGCGCGGGGCACCCAGGCTCAGCGTGCGGCCGGGCAGCTTGCCGAACGGGTCCGCGGCGGCGAGAGCCTTGCCGCAGCGGCACAGGCTGAACGCTATGACGTGGTGCTGGTCTCCGAGCTTCTGCGCGGCGCCGTGCCCAGCGATAGAGGTGTATCTCAGGAAATTCTGGCCGGGATATTTGAGCAAGACCCCGCCGACCCGCAACCTGTCGTCGGAGAGATCGGAGAAGGCTATGCCGTAGCCATGCTATCGGGTGTCGAGTCTGCCGAGCCCGCCGATGAAGCAGCCTTTGCTGAGCAGTTGAGCATCGAAATTGGGCGCGAGCGCGGCGCCGATATTTCTTCGCTCTACCGTTTCTCTCTCGCCAGCCAGCACGAAGTATCAACCAATCAGCAGGCATTGAAGACGTTCCTGAACACTCCATGA
- a CDS encoding NAD(P)-dependent oxidoreductase, with the protein MTSKAVFIDCPTFLGQLYSAELRAILPDLVMNIGDPPGGDTPAMLAGVQGAINDHTMMNEETLRACQDLKVIVFMGTGASSYIDVEAAEKIGIRVRTIRDYGNRTVAEHAVALMFAAARRIAAMDSAIRDGVWETLDAVELEHKTLGVVGVGGIGREMIRLGHGLGMKVLAWNRSGVASDLPCEECALDELMKRSDVLSLHLSLNDETTGMIDARRIGLMRPNAILVNTARGGVIDEAALIDALRDGKIAHAGLDVFAEEPLPPGHPLLTMGNVTLTAHAGFMTREASARLLRMALEIMREELAAMDGASA; encoded by the coding sequence ATGACAAGCAAAGCGGTATTTATCGATTGTCCAACCTTTCTCGGACAACTCTATAGCGCCGAACTGCGCGCCATCCTGCCCGATCTTGTGATGAATATCGGCGATCCGCCGGGCGGCGACACGCCTGCGATGCTGGCCGGCGTGCAGGGCGCCATCAACGATCACACCATGATGAACGAAGAAACCCTGCGGGCGTGCCAGGACCTGAAAGTGATCGTCTTTATGGGAACCGGCGCGTCGAGCTATATCGATGTCGAAGCGGCGGAGAAAATCGGCATCCGGGTGCGTACGATCCGCGACTATGGCAACCGCACCGTTGCCGAACACGCCGTAGCCTTGATGTTCGCTGCAGCGCGGCGCATCGCCGCCATGGATAGCGCCATACGGGACGGTGTGTGGGAAACGCTCGACGCCGTGGAACTCGAGCATAAGACGCTGGGCGTTGTTGGCGTCGGCGGCATCGGCCGGGAAATGATCCGTCTCGGCCACGGCCTTGGCATGAAGGTGTTGGCCTGGAACCGGAGCGGTGTGGCGAGTGATTTACCCTGCGAGGAATGCGCGCTCGACGAGTTGATGAAGCGCTCAGACGTGCTGTCGCTGCATCTCTCTCTCAATGACGAAACCACAGGCATGATCGATGCCCGCCGCATCGGCCTGATGCGCCCCAATGCCATACTCGTCAATACCGCGCGTGGCGGCGTTATCGACGAGGCCGCGCTGATCGACGCGTTGAGAGACGGAAAAATCGCCCATGCTGGCTTAGATGTTTTCGCTGAGGAACCGTTGCCGCCGGGCCACCCCTTGTTGACCATGGGCAATGTCACGCTTACGGCACATGCCGGGTTCATGACGCGTGAAGCATCGGCGCGGCTGTTGCGAATGGCGCTTGAGATCATGCGGGAGGAATTAGCGGCAATGGACGGCGCGTCCGCCTGA
- a CDS encoding aminotransferase class IV → MSDGIVFIDGDYVKPEEAKMSIFDNGFVWGDVVYDVTSAWNRWVFMLDEHLQRFQQSIDGFRLTNPYSHDEMRRILAECVDRAELDNAYIKVQMTRGVTPSQTRDPRLGDCQFVAYAMPYVWIWGEEKCREGVNLYVSSVERISSKAIDQRFKNYDRADLVQSRFQAYDRGCDDSLLCGPDGYLTEGPGYNMFIVQGGKVSTPNSNILEGVTRRSVREICEAENIPYEERKVHPDELQDVDEIFCSTTAGGVMPVTQLDSRPIGNGHKGLLTSRIQDQYWRKREAGWHGTRIEDILNG, encoded by the coding sequence ATGTCCGACGGAATCGTGTTCATCGACGGAGACTATGTGAAGCCCGAAGAGGCGAAGATGTCGATCTTCGATAACGGGTTTGTTTGGGGCGACGTGGTCTATGATGTGACGTCGGCCTGGAATCGCTGGGTGTTTATGCTGGACGAACATCTTCAGCGCTTCCAGCAATCCATTGACGGATTTCGCCTGACCAATCCCTACAGTCATGACGAGATGCGCCGGATCTTGGCCGAATGCGTTGACCGGGCAGAACTGGATAACGCCTATATCAAGGTACAGATGACGCGAGGCGTCACTCCCAGCCAAACACGCGACCCGCGCCTCGGCGACTGTCAGTTCGTCGCCTATGCCATGCCCTACGTGTGGATTTGGGGTGAGGAAAAATGCCGCGAAGGCGTGAACCTATATGTCTCTAGCGTTGAGCGTATCTCTTCAAAAGCGATTGATCAGCGATTCAAGAATTATGACCGCGCCGATTTGGTGCAGTCGCGCTTCCAAGCCTATGACCGGGGCTGCGATGATTCGCTCCTCTGTGGCCCAGACGGCTATCTGACCGAAGGGCCGGGATACAACATGTTCATCGTTCAGGGCGGCAAGGTGTCGACGCCGAACAGCAACATTCTCGAAGGCGTCACCCGGCGCTCCGTGCGAGAAATTTGCGAGGCTGAAAATATTCCCTATGAAGAACGCAAAGTGCATCCTGACGAATTGCAGGACGTCGATGAAATTTTCTGCAGCACCACTGCGGGCGGCGTGATGCCGGTGACACAACTCGACAGTCGGCCTATCGGCAACGGCCATAAGGGCCTGCTAACCAGCCGGATTCAAGATCAATACTGGCGCAAGCGCGAAGCCGGTTGGCACGGCACCCGGATCGAAGACATTCTGAACGGATGA
- a CDS encoding serine hydrolase — MSIEIFGTCDPAFTAVRDALQENFASGDEVGEAVAVWANGRCVVDLWAGHRDAARRLPWQQDSIACMFSVGKPFAIFALLMLAERGEIGLDDRVAKYWPEYAQAGKESTTVRHIVTHMAGLPGVLSAWPGDAYDWDAMLRAIEREQPISVPGEEGCYHTFTLGHLTGEVVRRVSGKSIGRFVREEIFEPLGGGFYFGLGEAELARCADIVHPEPDPWTEMFLDLDTLNGRYWRPLPLNDGEDFNSDKFRRLEMPAYNGHGNARAVARFYAALVNDGEIAGVRLIQKGAMKWIAREQWAGLDAVGLDVRMSYGFMLNNDFAKFNANPDSFGHLGVGGALGFADPASKLAFSFCPNRIAPEIGLGPYARRLIDAAAGCV, encoded by the coding sequence ATGTCGATCGAAATATTCGGTACGTGCGATCCAGCGTTTACCGCCGTTCGCGACGCGCTGCAGGAAAATTTTGCTTCCGGTGATGAAGTTGGGGAGGCTGTCGCGGTGTGGGCCAACGGCCGCTGCGTGGTCGATCTATGGGCCGGCCACCGGGATGCGGCGCGTCGTTTGCCGTGGCAGCAAGACAGTATCGCCTGCATGTTTTCCGTCGGTAAACCGTTCGCGATCTTTGCTCTCCTTATGCTGGCCGAACGCGGCGAAATTGGCTTGGATGATCGCGTGGCGAAATATTGGCCGGAATACGCCCAGGCCGGCAAAGAATCGACGACCGTGCGACATATCGTGACCCATATGGCGGGCCTGCCGGGCGTGCTCAGCGCCTGGCCCGGCGATGCCTATGATTGGGACGCCATGCTGCGCGCCATCGAACGGGAGCAGCCGATCAGCGTGCCCGGCGAAGAAGGCTGTTATCACACCTTCACGCTTGGCCATCTCACCGGCGAGGTGGTGCGCCGCGTGAGCGGTAAATCCATCGGCCGCTTCGTGCGCGAGGAAATATTCGAGCCGCTCGGCGGCGGATTCTATTTTGGTTTGGGAGAGGCGGAGCTGGCGCGCTGCGCCGATATCGTCCATCCCGAGCCGGACCCCTGGACCGAAATGTTCCTCGACCTCGATACACTCAACGGCAGATATTGGCGCCCGCTGCCGCTCAATGACGGCGAGGATTTCAACAGCGACAAATTCCGCCGACTCGAAATGCCGGCCTATAACGGCCATGGCAACGCCCGTGCGGTGGCGCGCTTCTACGCGGCACTGGTCAATGACGGTGAGATCGCCGGCGTGCGCCTGATCCAAAAGGGCGCGATGAAATGGATCGCCCGCGAACAATGGGCCGGGCTCGACGCGGTCGGCCTCGATGTCCGCATGTCCTACGGCTTCATGCTCAACAATGATTTCGCCAAATTCAACGCCAATCCCGACTCCTTCGGCCATCTCGGTGTCGGCGGCGCACTCGGCTTCGCCGACCCGGCCAGCAAACTCGCCTTCAGCTTCTGCCCCAACCGCATTGCCCCGGAAATCGGCCTCGGCCCCTACGCGCGCCGCCTGATCGACGCCGCGGCGGGGTGCGTCTAA